One window of Chamaesiphon minutus PCC 6605 genomic DNA carries:
- a CDS encoding IS982 family transposase, which yields MDLTELFCEIDDFCQDWLATFSSISFPANGNSLPKRCGLSLSEVMTISIHFHQSSYRTFKDYYLKNVCQNLTDYFPKLVSYNRMVELMPNVLIACLYYLNSRQGKVTGISFVDSTAIPVCHPKRIKRNKVFKETAKLSKSSMGWYFGFKLHLIINDCGEILSCKITPGNVDDRTHLPSMTQGISGKIFGDKGYIKKELFEELLNKGLQLITPLKSNMKNKLILMDDKISLRKRSLIETVNDQLKNICYLVHSRHRSLHNFMLNLITALIAYTHQPKKPSLKLDEPAQNFFSIVPI from the coding sequence ATGGACTTAACCGAACTATTTTGTGAAATAGATGATTTCTGCCAAGATTGGCTAGCAACTTTTTCATCAATATCTTTCCCTGCCAACGGTAATAGCTTACCAAAACGCTGCGGCCTATCACTGAGCGAGGTCATGACTATTTCTATTCATTTCCATCAGTCAAGCTATCGAACATTTAAGGATTATTACCTCAAAAATGTTTGTCAAAACTTAACTGATTATTTTCCAAAGTTGGTTAGTTACAATAGAATGGTGGAGTTGATGCCAAATGTTTTAATAGCTTGCCTTTATTATCTCAACTCTCGTCAAGGTAAGGTGACTGGAATTAGTTTCGTGGATAGCACGGCTATTCCAGTTTGTCACCCAAAAAGAATTAAAAGAAATAAGGTTTTCAAAGAAACTGCCAAGCTGAGTAAGAGTTCTATGGGATGGTACTTTGGATTCAAGCTTCATTTAATTATTAATGATTGCGGAGAGATATTAAGCTGCAAAATCACACCTGGCAATGTCGATGACCGCACACATTTGCCATCAATGACACAGGGAATATCAGGAAAAATATTTGGAGACAAAGGATATATTAAGAAAGAACTATTTGAAGAATTATTAAATAAAGGATTGCAGCTAATTACGCCACTAAAATCTAATATGAAAAACAAGCTCATCTTGATGGATGACAAAATATCACTTCGGAAACGCTCGCTGATTGAAACGGTAAATGACCAGTTAAAAAATATTTGTTATTTAGTCCATTCTCGCCATCGGAGCTTGCATAATTTCATGCTAAATCTGATTACAGCATTAATTGCTTATACTCATCAACCTAAAAAGCCGAGTTTGAAGCTAGATGAGCCTGCTCAAAACTTCTTTAGTATTGTTCCTATTTAG
- a CDS encoding ester cyclase yields MNNPGNKQIVMRFYEAFNDRNLDKLDRVLQSGWMIHPQLPGQGSALQKYKPIAAAFLAAFPDLQFKIEGTIAEDDTVAVRATIVGTQRGKWLGVAPTGQRIQIVAHDFHRIEAGQIAESWHLEDWLLGMQQMKATI; encoded by the coding sequence ATGAATAATCCTGGGAATAAACAAATTGTAATGCGTTTTTATGAGGCATTTAACGATCGCAACTTAGATAAACTCGATCGTGTACTGCAATCGGGTTGGATGATTCACCCTCAATTGCCAGGGCAAGGTTCGGCACTTCAAAAGTACAAGCCGATCGCAGCAGCTTTTTTAGCAGCCTTTCCCGATCTCCAATTCAAGATCGAAGGCACGATCGCAGAGGACGATACAGTTGCCGTACGTGCGACGATCGTGGGAACGCAGCGGGGTAAATGGCTGGGTGTTGCCCCCACAGGACAACGCATCCAGATTGTCGCTCACGATTTTCATCGCATTGAAGCAGGGCAGATTGCAGAATCTTGGCATCTTGAAGATTGGCTGTTAGGAATGCAACAGATGAAGGCGACTATTTAG
- a CDS encoding orange carotenoid protein N-terminal domain-containing protein has translation MTYTVDADTQQALDDFKSFDVDTQLGLLWYGYLDIKDELQPAPPQSVEVVGNAVYDQIEALSPEEQLQAQRDLLSGKATGATTAYNALSPNAKLEVWLLLSQGMEKGSIIQVPSDYQLPAQTDEFAAKISKLSLEQRISFMLQVI, from the coding sequence ATGACTTACACTGTCGATGCCGATACTCAACAAGCTTTAGACGATTTTAAAAGTTTCGATGTAGATACTCAACTTGGCCTACTTTGGTATGGCTACTTGGATATAAAAGACGAGCTACAACCCGCACCTCCTCAAAGCGTAGAAGTTGTTGGTAACGCGGTATACGACCAAATTGAGGCATTATCTCCAGAAGAACAACTACAAGCACAGCGCGATTTGCTCTCAGGTAAGGCTACAGGTGCGACCACCGCTTACAATGCGCTCAGTCCTAATGCTAAGTTGGAAGTCTGGCTGCTGCTCTCTCAAGGGATGGAGAAGGGCAGCATCATTCAAGTGCCGTCTGATTATCAATTACCAGCTCAGACAGATGAGTTTGCCGCCAAGATCTCTAAGCTGAGCTTGGAGCAGCGCATTAGCTTTATGCTGCAAGTAATCTAG
- a CDS encoding NADPH-dependent F420 reductase, translating into MKIGVVGAGGIGGTVGTLWAKAGHEVFFSSRNPEKLTELVTTAGANTQAGSIAEAAAFGDVIFLSVYYWTTDEAIAACGNIDGKILIDATNPYLRTDGNIHRVPGASSGLELAAKLPQVHVVKAYNTLPTATFATEHHRADPYALFYCGDDPEAKATVDRLITDSGFAGVDIGKLDRVIHQEPGGVLYNHPMLVAEAQKHLPSLM; encoded by the coding sequence ATGAAAATTGGTGTAGTCGGAGCGGGTGGAATTGGCGGAACAGTCGGCACACTGTGGGCAAAAGCTGGGCATGAAGTCTTCTTTAGTTCGCGCAATCCAGAGAAACTCACAGAGTTGGTGACAACTGCTGGAGCCAATACCCAGGCGGGATCGATCGCCGAAGCTGCGGCATTTGGCGATGTAATTTTTCTGTCGGTGTATTATTGGACGACGGATGAAGCGATTGCTGCTTGCGGTAACATCGACGGCAAGATCTTAATTGATGCGACCAATCCTTATCTCCGCACGGATGGCAATATCCACCGCGTTCCGGGTGCCAGCTCTGGCTTGGAACTGGCAGCCAAACTGCCACAAGTGCATGTCGTCAAAGCCTACAATACCCTCCCCACCGCTACATTCGCCACCGAGCATCATCGCGCCGATCCTTATGCCTTGTTCTATTGCGGCGACGATCCGGAGGCAAAAGCAACAGTCGATCGATTGATTACTGACAGCGGTTTTGCCGGAGTCGATATCGGTAAACTCGATCGAGTCATACACCAAGAACCAGGCGGGGTGCTCTACAATCACCCGATGTTGGTTGCAGAAGCTCAAAAACACTTACCGTCTTTGATGTAG
- a CDS encoding helix-turn-helix domain-containing protein: MTAAKPVQLDRIPVLDYRKQPGASNLVLPQAAMVSNLDRSNQWHFEVQQQPAHDTGAHLHQMHIVTMVTSGTSINQSIEGKFQQNLAGSNNIFMLPAGALHRCEWQQEIEFMFVGIDPQSLVKIAEESIDRDRIELIPHFATISDPLLQGILFALKQESIATMPSSHLFIEQLQVTLAMHLLRSYSVRQVPIMTYSDGLSHHKLVRVTEYIAAHLDRDLGLSELARQAEMSQFYFSRLFKRSLGVTPHQYVIQQRVERAKRLIGQCQLSFAEIALECGFANQGHLNWHFKRLTGVTPKEIARTCKNSTNL, translated from the coding sequence ATGACAGCAGCAAAGCCAGTACAACTAGATCGAATTCCCGTCCTTGACTATCGCAAACAACCGGGAGCATCGAATTTGGTGTTGCCACAAGCAGCAATGGTTTCTAATCTAGATCGATCGAATCAGTGGCATTTTGAGGTACAGCAGCAGCCCGCACACGATACGGGCGCACATCTTCACCAGATGCACATCGTGACGATGGTGACATCGGGAACGTCGATAAATCAATCGATCGAGGGTAAATTTCAACAGAATTTAGCAGGATCTAATAACATATTTATGCTGCCTGCGGGGGCGTTACATCGCTGTGAATGGCAGCAAGAGATTGAGTTTATGTTTGTCGGCATCGATCCGCAGTCGCTCGTCAAAATCGCGGAGGAATCGATCGATCGAGATCGAATTGAATTGATTCCCCACTTTGCAACAATTTCAGATCCATTATTGCAGGGAATTTTATTTGCACTCAAGCAAGAATCGATCGCCACTATGCCGAGTTCGCATTTATTCATTGAACAACTGCAAGTAACTTTAGCAATGCATCTGCTCCGCAGTTATAGTGTTCGACAAGTTCCAATCATGACCTATAGCGATGGTTTATCTCATCACAAGTTAGTGCGAGTGACTGAGTATATTGCCGCCCATCTCGATCGAGATTTAGGATTGTCAGAACTAGCTCGACAAGCAGAAATGAGTCAGTTTTATTTCAGTCGATTGTTTAAGCGATCGTTAGGAGTCACACCCCATCAATATGTGATTCAACAACGAGTAGAGCGGGCAAAACGGCTGATTGGGCAATGCCAATTAAGCTTTGCCGAAATAGCTTTGGAATGTGGTTTTGCCAATCAAGGACATCTCAATTGGCATTTTAAGCGGCTGACTGGTGTCACGCCCAAAGAAATAGCAAGAACCTGTAAAAACAGCACGAATCTATAA
- a CDS encoding glycosyltransferase, giving the protein MRILTIALGSQGDVQPYVALAKGLQADGHSVRMMTHTNYERLVTSHGLEFYPVKGNVQEIVESPEMRALLEKGNFLAINAHTSKLAQAAAIDWVQAGLIASQDVDLIVAGVGGLNVAVALAEKLQIPLLPAFLFPFTPTRAFPGILFPQSLGKLGGTFNWLSHLLLRQIMWQGFRKADRLARQQVLNILATSFWGPYKSAVMHRYPTIYGFSPSVIPKPADWHNTEIVGDWFLDASDWTPPADLVEFLQSGAPPVYIGFGSMGSRKPEETADLVLQAINRTGQRAILQAGWGGLSKADVPDNILMVNSIPHTWLFPRMTAVVHHGGAGTTAAGFRAGVPSIVIPFFGDQPFWGQRVADLGVGAPPIPRKQLTVERLAQAIDRAVTDPQIRQRAAELGAKIRAENGVGTVVSIVRSIDCQPDVL; this is encoded by the coding sequence ATGCGAATTTTGACGATCGCCCTCGGTTCTCAAGGTGACGTGCAACCCTATGTTGCGCTGGCAAAAGGTTTGCAAGCAGATGGTCACTCAGTGCGGATGATGACCCATACCAACTACGAACGGTTAGTCACATCTCATGGATTAGAGTTCTATCCTGTCAAAGGCAACGTCCAAGAGATCGTCGAGTCGCCGGAAATGCGCGCGCTATTAGAAAAAGGAAATTTCTTGGCAATTAACGCACATACATCTAAACTAGCTCAGGCAGCCGCGATCGACTGGGTGCAGGCGGGTTTAATTGCTAGTCAGGATGTGGATTTAATTGTAGCGGGAGTTGGCGGATTAAACGTTGCGGTTGCACTAGCGGAGAAATTGCAGATACCCTTACTTCCAGCTTTTTTGTTTCCTTTTACGCCGACGCGAGCATTTCCGGGCATCTTGTTTCCCCAGTCGCTCGGCAAGCTTGGTGGTACCTTCAACTGGTTATCGCACCTACTATTGCGGCAGATAATGTGGCAAGGGTTTCGCAAAGCCGATCGTCTTGCCAGACAGCAAGTATTAAACATACTCGCCACATCTTTCTGGGGGCCGTATAAATCGGCGGTAATGCATCGATACCCGACGATTTATGGATTCAGTCCATCTGTCATTCCCAAGCCTGCGGATTGGCATAATACAGAGATTGTCGGCGATTGGTTTTTGGATGCTAGCGATTGGACTCCACCCGCAGACTTGGTAGAATTTCTGCAAAGCGGCGCGCCGCCAGTATATATCGGCTTTGGTAGCATGGGCAGTCGCAAGCCAGAAGAAACCGCAGATTTGGTTTTACAGGCAATAAATCGCACCGGACAACGGGCTATCTTGCAAGCTGGTTGGGGTGGCTTGAGCAAGGCTGACGTACCCGATAATATTTTGATGGTAAATTCCATTCCGCATACTTGGTTATTCCCACGCATGACGGCTGTAGTGCATCATGGTGGTGCGGGGACGACGGCGGCAGGATTCAGAGCGGGCGTACCCTCGATCGTGATTCCCTTCTTTGGCGACCAACCCTTTTGGGGGCAGCGAGTAGCAGATTTAGGTGTGGGCGCACCACCGATTCCCCGCAAGCAATTAACGGTAGAACGCTTGGCACAGGCGATCGACCGAGCGGTGACAGATCCACAAATCCGGCAACGTGCTGCCGAGCTAGGGGCAAAAATTCGAGCTGAGAATGGGGTGGGGACTGTGGTTTCGATCGTGAGATCGATCGACTGTCAACCCGATGTTTTGTAA
- a CDS encoding nuclear transport factor 2 family protein: MSTNNRMHELIEFFKTNPPPEAIYEEYYAENVVVRENQQPPRVGRALSIERQKLMNANIKEVHEFKIGAILVDGDRSMAEMSLDATTHDGYRIKLEEVGLQTWQDGKIIHERYFYDPASFDGKAKEYNQMH, translated from the coding sequence GTGTCTACTAATAATCGGATGCATGAGTTGATTGAATTCTTCAAAACCAATCCGCCACCAGAAGCTATCTATGAAGAATATTATGCTGAAAATGTTGTCGTTCGCGAAAACCAACAACCGCCACGCGTCGGACGAGCTTTGAGCATCGAACGCCAGAAGCTGATGAATGCGAATATCAAAGAAGTCCATGAGTTCAAAATCGGGGCAATTTTAGTCGATGGAGATCGATCGATGGCCGAAATGTCTTTAGATGCGACTACTCACGATGGCTATCGCATCAAGCTAGAAGAAGTTGGCTTGCAGACTTGGCAAGATGGCAAAATTATTCACGAACGCTACTTCTACGATCCTGCGAGCTTTGATGGTAAAGCTAAGGAATATAACCAAATGCATTAG
- a CDS encoding TetR/AcrR family transcriptional regulator, which translates to MQPSRRASIGLEKRERTRSNLIAAAYRVFARKEAEAVTIDEIIAEAAVARGTFYNYFQTREEVLTAVAAALSDEMNHSIWAQSAQIEDPAARMAIAIRQFLHQAMRDATWGWVIVRCGLVAAPLSETISTGVTTDLETGMRLGLFQVTNRQAAIDLILGTGLMAMRTILGGHSEPDYPEQIAELILKTLGVEAEEAHSIAFQVLESLPTRTEV; encoded by the coding sequence ATGCAGCCATCGCGACGAGCATCGATCGGTCTAGAAAAACGAGAACGCACTCGATCGAATTTAATAGCCGCCGCTTATCGGGTATTTGCCCGTAAAGAAGCCGAAGCCGTAACGATCGACGAGATTATTGCCGAAGCCGCCGTGGCGCGGGGCACGTTTTATAACTATTTCCAGACGCGCGAGGAAGTGCTCACCGCCGTTGCTGCCGCTTTGAGCGACGAAATGAACCATAGTATTTGGGCGCAATCTGCCCAGATTGAAGATCCCGCCGCACGGATGGCGATCGCGATTCGGCAATTTCTACATCAAGCCATGCGGGATGCAACTTGGGGCTGGGTCATCGTTCGTTGCGGCTTGGTGGCTGCTCCATTGAGCGAAACGATTTCCACAGGGGTAACGACGGATCTAGAGACAGGGATGCGATTAGGGCTGTTTCAGGTGACAAATCGACAAGCAGCGATCGATCTAATTTTGGGTACGGGATTGATGGCGATGCGAACTATTCTGGGCGGACATTCAGAGCCAGATTATCCAGAACAGATCGCCGAGCTGATTTTGAAGACGTTAGGAGTGGAGGCGGAGGAGGCTCACTCGATCGCATTTCAAGTTTTGGAGTCATTACCAACACGAACTGAAGTTTAG
- a CDS encoding alanine--glyoxylate aminotransferase family protein: MTLAMSIETNQLQQLKPLSVPNRLLLGPGPCNAHPTVLQAMSTTPLGHLDPAFLQIMDEIQSLLRYAWQTDNPHTIAVSGTGSAAMEATIANSVEPGDVMLIGVAGYFGNRLVDMAGRYGADVRTISKPWGQNFSIEELRAAMAEHRPKILGLVHAETSTGCRQPIDGVGELCREYDCLLLLDTVTSLGGVPIHLDKWGVDLAYSCSQKGLGCAPGASPFTMSPRAMAKLLARKTKVPNWYLDMLLLGKYWGAERMYHHTAPINLYYGLREALRLVSEEGIDNSWARHQANVEYLWSSLESIGLKMHVEKQYRLPTLTTVCIPDGVDGKAVAKQLLTEHNIEVGGGLGELAGKVWRVGLMGYNSRKESVDRLIAALTQVI; this comes from the coding sequence ATGACACTCGCAATGTCGATCGAGACTAATCAACTACAGCAGCTCAAACCACTGAGCGTTCCCAATCGTCTGTTATTGGGGCCAGGGCCTTGTAATGCTCATCCGACCGTTCTTCAGGCAATGAGTACCACCCCATTGGGACATCTAGATCCGGCATTCTTGCAGATTATGGATGAGATTCAATCCCTGCTGCGGTACGCATGGCAAACCGACAACCCACACACGATCGCCGTTAGCGGTACTGGTTCGGCGGCAATGGAAGCGACGATCGCCAATAGTGTCGAGCCTGGAGATGTGATGCTGATTGGGGTTGCCGGATATTTTGGCAATAGATTGGTGGATATGGCGGGACGTTATGGTGCAGATGTGCGCACTATTTCTAAACCTTGGGGGCAGAATTTCTCCATCGAAGAACTGCGTGCTGCGATGGCCGAGCATCGTCCTAAAATTTTAGGGCTAGTTCATGCTGAGACATCTACAGGTTGCCGCCAACCGATCGACGGCGTGGGCGAATTGTGTCGGGAGTATGACTGTTTGCTGCTGCTCGACACCGTAACCAGCCTGGGTGGCGTGCCAATTCACCTCGATAAGTGGGGGGTCGATCTGGCCTACAGTTGTTCTCAGAAGGGCTTGGGCTGCGCGCCTGGAGCATCGCCATTTACGATGAGTCCGCGTGCGATGGCCAAATTACTAGCCCGCAAGACGAAGGTGCCCAACTGGTATCTAGATATGTTGTTATTGGGTAAATATTGGGGTGCAGAGCGGATGTATCACCATACCGCACCAATCAATCTCTATTATGGTTTGCGCGAAGCTTTGCGCCTAGTTTCAGAAGAAGGTATCGATAATAGTTGGGCGCGACACCAAGCGAATGTCGAGTATCTGTGGTCGAGTTTAGAATCGATCGGGCTAAAGATGCACGTCGAAAAACAGTATCGGTTGCCAACGCTTACTACTGTCTGCATTCCTGATGGTGTCGATGGTAAAGCCGTCGCCAAGCAACTCCTGACCGAGCACAATATTGAGGTCGGTGGCGGTTTGGGCGAATTAGCAGGGAAAGTTTGGCGGGTGGGGTTGATGGGTTATAACAGTCGCAAGGAGAGTGTCGATCGATTGATTGCGGCGTTGACACAAGTTATCTAA